A single region of the Streptomyces sp. NBC_01262 genome encodes:
- a CDS encoding SGNH/GDSL hydrolase family protein: MAVCGPLTVSSAAQTQTPASAATHSVVTWGASADRQGAGPADRSYRLIVRTSVGGTNMRIRLSNAFGENPVTFASAYAGLRKQGAELVRGSNRALSFGGAASVTVPAGETVLSDPLPGKLAAQSDLVISLYVTGAQGPTTGHGMAMQTNYATAGDHAAEEGAANWTDPMGSWYWLDAVDVETSTAVGSLVALGDSITDGWQSSTDLDRRWPDYLSRRLQKADTPVKGVANEGISGNKVLADGAGQSALNRLQRDVLSHPGVRTVFLFEGVNDIKAHSGVTAQDMIDGYRKIIERAHAAGKCVVGSTIGPFKGWYEWDAAAESVRLEVNQFIRDSGELDAVTDFDRILRSPYDHERISPFFDNGDHLHPNDKGMQAMADAVAVESLTSC, translated from the coding sequence ATGGCGGTCTGCGGGCCCCTGACCGTCTCATCGGCGGCACAGACGCAGACCCCGGCAAGCGCCGCTACCCACTCCGTGGTCACCTGGGGCGCCAGCGCCGACCGGCAGGGCGCCGGCCCCGCCGATCGCAGCTACCGGTTGATCGTGCGCACCAGCGTGGGCGGCACGAACATGCGCATCCGGCTGTCCAACGCCTTCGGCGAGAACCCGGTGACCTTCGCGAGCGCGTACGCCGGGCTGCGGAAGCAGGGCGCGGAGCTGGTCCGGGGCTCCAACCGGGCGCTGTCCTTCGGCGGGGCCGCGTCCGTCACCGTCCCGGCCGGCGAGACCGTGCTCAGCGATCCGCTGCCCGGGAAGCTGGCCGCCCAGAGCGATCTGGTCATCAGCCTGTACGTGACCGGCGCCCAGGGGCCGACGACCGGTCATGGCATGGCCATGCAGACCAACTACGCGACCGCGGGCGACCACGCCGCCGAGGAGGGCGCGGCCAACTGGACCGATCCGATGGGGTCCTGGTACTGGCTGGACGCCGTCGATGTGGAGACCTCCACGGCGGTCGGCTCGCTGGTGGCCCTCGGCGACTCCATCACCGACGGCTGGCAGTCCAGCACCGACCTGGACCGCCGCTGGCCCGACTACCTCTCCCGCCGGCTCCAGAAGGCCGACACCCCCGTCAAGGGCGTCGCGAACGAGGGAATCTCCGGGAACAAGGTGCTCGCGGACGGCGCCGGGCAGAGCGCGCTGAACCGTCTCCAGCGCGATGTGCTCTCCCATCCCGGGGTGCGCACGGTGTTCCTCTTCGAGGGCGTCAACGACATCAAGGCGCACTCCGGCGTCACGGCCCAGGACATGATCGACGGCTACCGGAAGATCATCGAGCGGGCCCACGCGGCGGGCAAGTGCGTCGTCGGCTCCACCATCGGTCCCTTCAAGGGCTGGTACGAATGGGACGCGGCAGCGGAGTCCGTACGCCTTGAGGTCAACCAGTTCATCCGGGACAGCGGCGAGCTGGACGCGGTCACCGACTTCGACCGGATCCTGCGCAGCCCCTACGACCACGAAAGGATCTCACCGTTCTTCGACAACGGCGATCACCTGCACCCCAACGACAAGGGGATGCAGGCGATGGCCGACGCGGTCGCTGTCGAGAGCCTCACCTCCTGCTGA
- a CDS encoding helix-turn-helix domain-containing protein, with product MTTPREESAATKLEFWRDVVSRSFVPLEIVPRERADFHAELRTARVGAVQVAVVTTQPHLARTRRQTGSEASDCVKVSLQLTGHCVLTQGDHQAELEPGDLAVYDTRRAYTLDTDRPGRSLALMFPRAMLRMPERDLTRVTGIAVSCRDGLGMVVRPFLYGLARQVDELESVGTPRLADSVTDLLGTLLAEQAGADRTPPYDDGRQVLTRRILVYMEQRLPDPRLGPDEVAAAHHISRRYLYKLLAEHGYTVSGWIREHRLARCRRDLTDPALSHLPVAAIGSRWGFPGPAHFSHAFKTAYGVSPSEARTER from the coding sequence ATGACGACGCCGCGTGAGGAGAGCGCCGCGACAAAGCTGGAATTCTGGCGGGATGTGGTGAGCCGGAGCTTCGTGCCCCTGGAAATCGTGCCTCGGGAGCGGGCCGACTTCCACGCCGAACTGCGTACCGCCCGGGTCGGCGCGGTTCAGGTGGCGGTGGTGACGACCCAGCCGCATCTGGCCCGCACGCGGCGGCAGACCGGATCCGAGGCGTCCGACTGCGTCAAGGTCAGTCTGCAGCTGACCGGACACTGCGTACTCACGCAAGGGGACCACCAGGCCGAGCTGGAGCCGGGAGATCTCGCGGTCTACGACACCCGGCGCGCGTACACCCTCGACACCGACCGGCCCGGCCGCAGCCTGGCCCTGATGTTCCCGCGAGCCATGCTGCGGATGCCGGAGCGGGACCTCACGCGGGTGACGGGGATCGCGGTGTCGTGCCGCGACGGGCTGGGCATGGTGGTGCGCCCGTTCCTGTACGGGCTGGCGCGGCAGGTGGACGAGCTGGAGTCCGTCGGCACACCGCGGCTCGCCGACAGCGTGACCGATCTGCTGGGCACCCTGCTCGCGGAGCAGGCGGGCGCCGACCGGACACCGCCCTACGACGACGGGCGCCAGGTGCTCACCCGGCGCATCCTCGTCTACATGGAGCAGCGGCTCCCGGACCCGCGGCTCGGTCCCGACGAGGTCGCGGCCGCCCATCACATCTCCCGCCGCTATCTGTACAAACTGCTCGCCGAGCACGGATACACCGTCTCGGGCTGGATCCGCGAGCACCGTCTCGCCCGCTGCCGGCGCGACCTCACCGACCCGGCGCTGTCCCACCTGCCGGTCGCCGCCATCGGCAGCCGCTGGGGCTTCCCCGGCCCGGCCCACTTCAGCCACGCCTTCAAGACGGCCTACGGCGTCAGCCCCAGCGAGGCCCGCACGGAGCGGTGA
- a CDS encoding cation:proton antiporter, producing MSGGSAWTGAAVAAVTAGYALVSRRLASTPVSAPMVFTGFGVLIGPLGLDVLDLGHDTGPVLTLVEAALALLLFTGSMTVRRRDLRTSGFLPLRLLVVGLPLSIGAGWLLAWPLFPGLTLWEFALLGAILAPTDVALGKSACSSPRVPALVRHGLNVESGLNDGVALPFFLMFLAAIPGTVASEEGAGGVFRRALVVSALVGLALGGLGGRLLALSRTRGWVTDEWQQVAVLAVAFCTYGVAAALDGSGFIAAWVGGLAFGVALRRGEPVPGEPATQRPSDLAEYLGGLLGNLSFLVFGAVLVGPALEHPNWRIIAYAVLSLTVVRMLPVALALAGTGMRLPTVAYVGWFGPRGLASVVFGLLMVEDRVPGTELLGQAVAVTIGLSILLHGMSAPYLADRYGNWYDAATATTPDLREAQHAPADAGKQHSGPRRLR from the coding sequence ATGAGCGGTGGCAGCGCCTGGACCGGAGCCGCGGTTGCGGCCGTTACCGCCGGCTACGCGCTGGTCTCGCGCCGTCTGGCCTCGACGCCGGTGTCGGCTCCGATGGTGTTCACCGGCTTCGGAGTGCTCATCGGGCCTCTCGGGCTGGATGTCCTCGACCTCGGTCATGACACGGGTCCGGTGCTGACGTTGGTCGAGGCCGCCCTGGCCCTCCTGCTCTTCACCGGCTCGATGACGGTGCGCCGGCGCGACCTGCGCACGAGCGGCTTCCTGCCCCTGCGCCTGCTGGTCGTCGGCCTGCCGCTGAGCATCGGGGCGGGGTGGCTGCTGGCGTGGCCGCTGTTTCCGGGCCTGACCCTCTGGGAGTTCGCGCTGCTCGGCGCCATCCTCGCCCCCACCGATGTGGCGCTCGGCAAAAGCGCCTGCTCCAGCCCCCGTGTCCCGGCTCTCGTGCGTCACGGGCTCAACGTCGAGAGCGGACTGAACGACGGTGTGGCGCTGCCGTTCTTCCTCATGTTCCTCGCCGCGATCCCCGGCACCGTCGCCTCCGAGGAAGGCGCGGGCGGAGTGTTCCGGCGGGCGCTGGTGGTCAGCGCCTTGGTGGGGCTGGCCCTCGGGGGGCTCGGCGGACGGCTGCTGGCCCTCTCGCGAACCCGGGGCTGGGTGACGGATGAATGGCAGCAGGTCGCCGTCCTGGCGGTGGCCTTCTGCACGTACGGCGTGGCGGCGGCCCTGGACGGGAGCGGCTTCATCGCCGCCTGGGTGGGGGGCCTCGCGTTCGGCGTCGCACTGCGCAGGGGCGAGCCGGTACCCGGGGAACCAGCGACGCAGCGGCCCTCCGACCTGGCCGAGTACCTGGGCGGACTGCTGGGGAACCTGAGCTTCCTGGTCTTCGGTGCGGTCCTGGTCGGCCCGGCACTGGAGCATCCGAACTGGCGGATCATCGCGTACGCGGTGCTCAGCCTGACGGTGGTCAGAATGCTTCCGGTGGCCCTGGCGCTGGCCGGCACCGGCATGCGGCTGCCCACCGTGGCCTACGTCGGCTGGTTCGGGCCCCGAGGCCTGGCCTCCGTGGTCTTCGGACTCCTCATGGTGGAGGACCGTGTGCCCGGCACCGAGCTGCTGGGCCAGGCCGTCGCGGTCACCATCGGCCTCAGCATCCTGCTGCACGGCATGTCGGCCCCGTACCTCGCCGACCGCTACGGGAACTGGTACGACGCGGCGACGGCCACCACCCCGGACCTGCGCGAGGCCCAGCACGCGCCGGCAGACGCCGGTAAACAGCACAGCGGCCCGCGACGCCTGCGCTGA
- a CDS encoding glycosyl hydrolase family 95 catalytic domain-containing protein, translating into MEIQNDNRPTRRGFLALTAAAGAATALGGLPVFTASAAPLRPTESPMLSAADAAKNQLWWQAPGSSGSMIEQGLPVGNGRLAALASNDPSSELLMITDATLWTGGRNDELQSDGQFPYGRADFGSLTLLAELTVAIPDHDLGNVNDYRRTLDLAQGLVSTSYDISGVTYRRQVYASRPDDVIVLYFSQQGGGSYTGTVSLAGTHGEATTANSAGRYASFGAAFANGLKYGAAVTAYSGTGRVRVDGTSISFSGCKDLTVVVSGGTNYAPDAAAKYRDPSVDPQRLARTKVLGAAGHSQSTLLHTHVADFRAVFGQLDIDLGASSAAQRELDTWERVQARHRDDVPDPELEAAYLQFGRYLMISGSRGSLPMGLQGPWLDGNDPDWMADYHTDINIQMNYWMADRAGLSDCFDAYTDYCLAQLPDWTEITQRLFNDPANRYRNSSGKIAGWTVAISTNPYGGGGWWWHPAGNAWLCQSLFEHYEYTQDRAHLRKIYPLLKGAVEFWEARLITTTVTDASGAEREVLIADSDWSPEQGPLDAKGITYAQELVWNLFGNYRTATEVLGRDTAYRRTVDGLRERLYLPVVSPRTGWLEEWMSPDNLGETTHRHLSPLIGLFPGDRIRPDGSTPKDIVDGATALLTARGMNSFGWANAWRGLCWARLKNAEKAYQLVVNNLKPSVDGSNGSAFNLFDIYEVEQGRGIFQIEANFGTPAAIIEMLVYSRPGHVELLPALPAAWAASGSVSGVGVRGGFVADIGWKDGKVTRATLKSVGGRDTTVVAGGASRKVSLKPGESVTLRNLG; encoded by the coding sequence GTGGAAATCCAGAACGACAACAGACCGACCCGCAGAGGCTTCCTCGCCCTCACCGCCGCTGCCGGCGCGGCCACCGCCCTCGGCGGCCTGCCCGTCTTCACCGCCTCGGCGGCCCCCCTGCGCCCCACCGAGTCGCCCATGCTGTCCGCCGCCGACGCCGCGAAGAACCAGTTGTGGTGGCAGGCTCCCGGCTCCTCCGGCTCGATGATCGAGCAGGGGCTGCCGGTCGGCAACGGGCGCCTGGCGGCGCTCGCGAGCAACGACCCCTCCAGCGAGCTTCTGATGATCACCGACGCCACGCTGTGGACCGGCGGTCGCAACGACGAGCTGCAGAGCGACGGCCAATTCCCGTACGGCCGCGCCGACTTCGGGTCGCTCACCCTGCTGGCCGAGCTCACCGTCGCCATCCCCGACCACGACCTGGGCAACGTCAACGACTACCGCCGCACCCTCGACCTGGCCCAGGGGCTGGTCAGCACCTCGTACGACATCTCCGGTGTGACGTACCGGCGGCAGGTCTACGCCAGCCGCCCCGACGACGTCATCGTCCTGTACTTCTCCCAGCAGGGCGGCGGCTCCTACACCGGCACCGTCTCCCTCGCCGGCACCCACGGCGAGGCCACCACCGCCAACAGCGCGGGACGGTACGCATCGTTCGGCGCCGCCTTCGCCAACGGCCTGAAGTACGGCGCCGCCGTCACCGCGTACAGCGGCACCGGCAGGGTCCGCGTCGACGGTACGTCGATCTCGTTCAGCGGCTGCAAGGATCTCACCGTCGTCGTCAGCGGCGGCACGAACTACGCGCCCGACGCGGCGGCGAAGTACCGTGACCCGTCAGTGGATCCGCAGCGCCTGGCCAGGACCAAGGTCCTGGGCGCGGCCGGCCACTCGCAGAGCACCCTGCTGCACACCCATGTCGCCGACTTCCGCGCCGTGTTCGGACAGCTGGACATCGACCTCGGCGCGTCGTCCGCGGCGCAGCGCGAGCTGGACACCTGGGAGCGGGTGCAGGCGCGCCACCGGGACGATGTGCCCGACCCGGAACTGGAGGCCGCCTACCTGCAGTTCGGCCGCTACCTGATGATCTCCGGATCGCGGGGCAGCCTGCCGATGGGCCTCCAGGGCCCGTGGCTGGACGGCAACGACCCGGACTGGATGGCCGACTACCACACCGACATCAACATCCAGATGAACTACTGGATGGCCGACCGGGCAGGCCTGTCCGACTGCTTCGACGCCTACACGGACTACTGCCTCGCGCAGCTGCCCGACTGGACCGAGATCACCCAGCGGCTGTTCAACGACCCGGCCAACAGATACCGCAACTCCAGCGGCAAAATAGCCGGCTGGACCGTGGCCATCTCCACCAACCCCTATGGCGGAGGCGGCTGGTGGTGGCACCCGGCAGGCAACGCCTGGCTCTGCCAGAGCCTGTTCGAGCACTACGAGTACACCCAGGACCGCGCCCACCTCAGGAAGATCTACCCCCTCCTCAAGGGCGCCGTGGAGTTCTGGGAGGCCCGTCTGATCACCACGACCGTCACCGACGCGTCCGGGGCCGAGCGGGAGGTCCTGATCGCCGACAGCGACTGGTCGCCCGAGCAGGGGCCGCTCGACGCCAAGGGCATCACGTACGCCCAGGAACTGGTGTGGAACCTCTTCGGCAACTACCGCACCGCGACCGAGGTGCTCGGCAGGGACACCGCCTACCGCAGGACCGTCGACGGTCTGCGTGAGCGGCTGTACCTGCCCGTGGTCAGCCCCAGGACCGGCTGGCTGGAGGAGTGGATGTCGCCGGACAACCTCGGCGAGACCACGCACCGGCACCTCTCCCCGCTCATCGGGCTCTTCCCCGGCGACCGGATCCGCCCGGACGGCTCCACGCCGAAGGACATCGTCGACGGCGCGACCGCCCTGCTCACCGCACGCGGCATGAACAGCTTCGGCTGGGCCAACGCTTGGCGCGGCCTGTGCTGGGCGAGGCTGAAGAACGCGGAGAAGGCGTACCAGCTCGTCGTCAACAACCTGAAGCCGTCGGTGGACGGCAGCAACGGCTCCGCGTTCAACCTCTTCGACATCTACGAGGTGGAGCAGGGCCGCGGCATCTTCCAGATCGAGGCGAACTTCGGTACCCCGGCGGCGATCATCGAGATGCTGGTCTACTCGCGGCCGGGACATGTCGAGCTGCTGCCCGCGCTGCCCGCCGCCTGGGCGGCGTCCGGCTCGGTGTCGGGCGTGGGCGTACGCGGCGGCTTCGTCGCCGACATCGGGTGGAAGGACGGCAAGGTCACCCGTGCGACGCTGAAGAGCGTCGGCGGCCGCGACACGACCGTCGTCGCGGGCGGCGCTTCGCGGAAGGTCAGCCTCAAGCCCGGCGAGTCCGTCACGCTGAGGAACCTCGGATGA
- a CDS encoding GMC family oxidoreductase: MESARKTQKTQKTYDHIVVGAGSAGCVIARRLVDAGRSVLLIEAGGPDDNPAIHDPGRMWELWTSPEDYAYLTEPQQHADGTRVFWPRGRVLGGTSAINAMIYVRGHRSDYDDWATRHGATGWSHDEVLPYFKRSEDFEDGPSHHHGSGGPMPVTRNHAPNPVSLAFVEACEQYGIPHNDDCNGEEILGVNLLHLNIRDGKRVSAWTAFVQPVLDSPLLTVLTGSPVARVLVEGGSARGVEVIEDGRLTAIRCSGDVVLSGGTIGSAQLLLLSGIGPADELRSLGIDTVIDLPGVGANLHDHALAPVVYESARPVPPGTANKIEAQYFAKTDPSLAAPDLQPVMSHVPLPVVGQEVPAEGHGYTIAPGTIRTLSRGRLWLRSADPTQAPALDPRYFAEPDDLRAMVTAVRQVREIGDQKALAHWRAREVAPGPAVVTDDEIASYVKRNLASYHHQVGTCRMGTGPGSVVDPRLRVHGVPGLRVADASVMPVVPSGNTHAPTVMIGERCADFLLEKDPSGAQSLVTPSFIDSH; this comes from the coding sequence ATGGAATCCGCACGGAAGACACAGAAGACACAGAAGACCTATGACCACATCGTGGTGGGCGCCGGGTCCGCGGGCTGCGTCATCGCACGCAGACTGGTGGACGCCGGCCGCAGCGTCCTGCTGATCGAGGCCGGCGGACCGGACGACAACCCCGCCATCCACGACCCGGGACGCATGTGGGAGCTGTGGACCTCGCCCGAGGACTACGCCTACCTCACCGAACCCCAGCAACACGCCGACGGCACCCGGGTGTTCTGGCCCCGGGGCAGGGTGCTCGGCGGGACCAGCGCCATCAACGCCATGATCTACGTACGGGGACACCGGTCGGACTACGACGACTGGGCCACCCGCCACGGGGCCACCGGCTGGTCCCACGACGAGGTCCTGCCCTACTTCAAACGCTCCGAGGACTTCGAGGACGGCCCCTCGCACCACCACGGGTCGGGCGGCCCGATGCCGGTCACCCGCAACCACGCGCCCAACCCGGTCTCCCTCGCTTTCGTGGAAGCCTGTGAGCAGTACGGGATCCCGCACAACGACGACTGCAACGGCGAGGAGATCCTCGGCGTCAACCTCCTGCACCTCAACATCCGCGACGGCAAGCGGGTCAGCGCCTGGACCGCCTTCGTACAGCCCGTGCTCGACAGTCCGCTGCTCACCGTGCTGACCGGTTCGCCGGTCGCCCGGGTGCTCGTCGAGGGCGGAAGCGCCCGTGGGGTCGAGGTCATCGAGGACGGCCGGCTCACCGCCATCCGCTGCTCCGGCGACGTCGTCCTGTCCGGCGGCACCATCGGTTCGGCCCAGTTGCTGCTGCTCAGCGGGATCGGCCCGGCCGACGAGCTGCGTTCGCTGGGCATCGACACGGTCATCGACCTGCCGGGGGTCGGTGCCAACCTCCACGATCACGCGCTCGCCCCGGTGGTGTACGAGTCGGCGCGGCCGGTGCCGCCGGGCACGGCCAACAAGATCGAGGCCCAGTACTTCGCGAAGACCGACCCCTCGCTGGCCGCCCCCGATCTGCAGCCGGTGATGTCCCATGTGCCGCTGCCCGTCGTGGGCCAGGAAGTCCCGGCGGAAGGGCACGGCTACACCATCGCCCCCGGCACGATCCGCACGCTCAGCCGCGGCCGGCTGTGGCTGCGCTCGGCCGATCCCACCCAGGCGCCCGCCCTCGACCCCCGGTACTTCGCCGAGCCGGACGATCTGCGGGCGATGGTGACGGCGGTCAGGCAGGTCCGTGAGATCGGCGACCAGAAGGCGCTCGCGCACTGGCGTGCCCGCGAGGTCGCGCCCGGCCCGGCAGTCGTCACCGACGACGAGATCGCCTCGTACGTCAAGCGCAACCTGGCCAGCTACCACCACCAGGTCGGCACCTGCCGCATGGGCACCGGCCCCGGCTCGGTGGTGGACCCGCGGCTGCGCGTCCACGGCGTGCCGGGCCTGCGGGTCGCGGACGCCTCGGTCATGCCGGTCGTCCCGTCGGGCAACACCCACGCGCCCACCGTCATGATCGGCGAGCGCTGCGCCGACTTCCTCCTGGAGAAGGACCCCTCCGGCGCGCAATCTTTGGTTACGCCCTCTTTCATTGACAGTCATTAA
- a CDS encoding ROK family transcriptional regulator, with translation MRSTSRTEAFPAHTPAASQIFTAVLSHGPLTRSEIARRTRLSAAAVTKAVRPLIEAGYLLEDVDEEARQPSLGRPANPVLVDGGRALFIGIKMTGDELIAVLTDLRCRIRVARHVPLTARDPKSVLASTAGLVQELLTEADGFGVQVQGLGIAVSGDVDPATGVVRYSPFLEWRDVPLAELARMTTGLPVTVDNDVRALTVAEQWFGAGVGLSDFAVVTVGAGIGCGLVVHGQVVSGAHGVAGEIGHVPIDPAGPLCHCGNRGCVEAIAADSAIVGRVREVTGVPVADAAQALDLAHDGDPGAREVYARAGEAIGRGIATVANLFGPERVIISGEGLAAYDLFAEQIRDTFAQAAFGSAARCDLQIRPLPFEEWARGAAATAIQSFIRADEC, from the coding sequence ATGCGCTCGACCAGTCGAACCGAGGCCTTCCCGGCCCATACGCCGGCCGCTTCACAGATCTTCACCGCTGTGCTGTCCCACGGTCCGCTCACGCGGTCGGAGATCGCGCGGCGGACGCGGCTGTCCGCCGCGGCGGTGACCAAAGCGGTCCGGCCGCTGATCGAGGCCGGTTACCTCCTGGAGGACGTCGACGAGGAGGCGCGGCAGCCGTCGCTGGGGAGGCCGGCCAACCCGGTGCTGGTCGACGGCGGGCGGGCGCTGTTCATCGGGATCAAGATGACGGGCGACGAACTCATCGCCGTGCTCACGGACTTGCGCTGCCGGATCAGGGTCGCCCGGCATGTGCCGCTCACCGCGCGCGACCCCAAGTCGGTGCTGGCCTCGACAGCGGGGCTGGTGCAGGAGCTGCTGACGGAGGCCGACGGGTTCGGGGTGCAGGTCCAGGGGCTGGGCATCGCGGTCTCCGGCGACGTGGACCCCGCGACGGGCGTGGTGCGCTACTCGCCCTTCCTGGAGTGGCGTGACGTACCGCTCGCGGAGCTGGCCCGGATGACGACCGGGCTGCCCGTCACCGTCGACAACGACGTCCGGGCGCTGACCGTCGCCGAGCAGTGGTTCGGCGCCGGGGTCGGGCTGTCCGACTTCGCGGTGGTGACCGTCGGGGCCGGCATCGGCTGCGGTCTGGTGGTGCACGGGCAGGTCGTGTCGGGAGCGCACGGCGTGGCCGGGGAGATCGGGCACGTCCCCATCGACCCGGCCGGTCCGCTGTGCCACTGCGGCAACCGGGGCTGTGTGGAGGCGATCGCCGCGGACTCGGCGATCGTCGGCAGGGTCCGGGAGGTGACCGGCGTACCGGTCGCCGATGCCGCCCAGGCGCTGGACCTGGCCCATGACGGTGATCCCGGCGCCCGGGAGGTGTACGCGCGGGCGGGGGAGGCGATCGGCCGCGGCATCGCGACCGTGGCCAATCTCTTCGGCCCCGAGCGGGTGATCATCTCCGGCGAGGGACTGGCGGCCTACGACCTCTTCGCCGAGCAGATCCGCGACACCTTCGCCCAGGCCGCCTTCGGCTCGGCCGCGCGGTGCGACCTGCAGATCCGCCCCCTGCCCTTCGAGGAGTGGGCGCGCGGGGCCGCGGCCACCGCCATCCAGTCCTTCATCCGGGCGGACGAGTGCTGA
- a CDS encoding alpha-galactosidase D codes for MRSSSYPVMPARARRALLVLALTAGIATAVPPAQAETPAPIAAKPYMGWSSWSMQSSKYPGLNPDGDYSYLTEANVLKQTDALAAKLKAYGYDYVNIDAGWWMDKDWKSGFDQYGRQTPDPVRFPHGMKSVADHIHAKGLKAGIYLPVGLEKGAYGEGKTPIWNAAGCTTADIVYGDLRTTNGWDSSYKIDFSKPCAQKYIDSQAQQFADWGYDFLKLDGVGPGSFKSGDNYDNVADIAAWQKAIATAGRPIHLELSWSLDIGHAADWKKYSNGWRIDTDVECYCNTLVSWENSVDDRWDDAPAWSRKAGPGGWNDLDAIDVGNGEMDGLTKAERQSYMTLWAINKSPLFTGDDLTKLDGYGVSLLTNKEVIAVDQSDSPVARPVTPVGDQQVWGTQNSDGSYTVALFNLGDAPASVTAHWASFGFTGNASVRDLWNKASLGTQKDKITSALPAHGSRLFTVKPGGSTLATTSYEAEDAANTLSGNASVAGCDACSGGKKVGNLYTGGKLRFNDITVKKDGIYTVKVAYVSGDPRPVTVFSNSGNGSSQKFPSTGDWSTAETVSVQLALKAGTNTITFDSGSGYAPDIDRIIVPQSV; via the coding sequence ATGCGGTCATCTTCGTACCCCGTCATGCCCGCCCGCGCCAGAAGAGCCCTGCTCGTCCTCGCCCTCACCGCGGGCATCGCGACAGCCGTCCCGCCGGCGCAGGCGGAGACCCCCGCCCCGATCGCCGCCAAGCCGTACATGGGCTGGTCGAGTTGGAGCATGCAGTCGTCGAAGTACCCGGGCCTCAACCCGGACGGCGACTACAGCTACCTCACCGAGGCGAACGTCCTGAAGCAGACGGACGCCCTCGCCGCCAAGCTCAAGGCGTACGGCTACGACTACGTCAACATCGACGCCGGCTGGTGGATGGACAAGGACTGGAAGTCCGGGTTCGACCAGTACGGCCGGCAGACACCCGACCCGGTCCGGTTCCCGCACGGCATGAAGTCGGTCGCCGACCACATCCACGCCAAGGGCCTCAAGGCCGGCATCTACCTGCCGGTCGGCCTGGAGAAGGGGGCGTACGGCGAGGGCAAGACGCCGATCTGGAACGCCGCGGGCTGCACCACGGCCGACATCGTCTACGGCGACCTGCGCACCACCAACGGCTGGGACAGCTCGTACAAGATCGACTTCTCGAAGCCCTGCGCGCAGAAGTACATCGACTCCCAGGCGCAGCAGTTCGCCGACTGGGGCTACGACTTCCTCAAGCTGGACGGCGTGGGTCCGGGCTCGTTCAAGTCCGGTGACAACTACGACAACGTGGCCGACATCGCCGCCTGGCAGAAGGCCATCGCCACCGCCGGGCGCCCGATCCACCTCGAACTCTCCTGGTCGCTGGACATCGGCCACGCCGCCGACTGGAAGAAGTACTCCAACGGCTGGCGCATCGACACCGACGTCGAGTGCTACTGCAACACCCTTGTGAGCTGGGAGAACTCGGTCGACGACCGGTGGGACGACGCCCCGGCCTGGAGCCGTAAGGCAGGCCCCGGCGGCTGGAACGACCTCGACGCCATCGATGTCGGCAACGGAGAGATGGACGGCCTCACCAAGGCCGAACGGCAGAGCTACATGACCCTGTGGGCCATCAACAAGTCGCCGCTGTTCACCGGTGACGACCTCACCAAGCTGGACGGTTACGGCGTCTCGCTGCTGACCAACAAGGAGGTCATCGCCGTCGACCAGAGCGACTCGCCCGTCGCGCGCCCGGTCACCCCGGTCGGCGACCAGCAGGTCTGGGGCACCCAGAACTCCGACGGCAGCTACACCGTCGCCCTGTTCAACCTCGGCGACGCGCCGGCCTCCGTCACCGCCCACTGGGCCTCCTTCGGCTTCACCGGCAACGCCTCCGTGCGCGACCTGTGGAACAAGGCGAGCCTCGGCACCCAGAAGGACAAGATCACCTCGGCGCTGCCCGCGCACGGCTCGCGGCTCTTCACGGTCAAGCCCGGCGGCAGCACCCTGGCGACCACGAGCTACGAGGCCGAGGACGCGGCCAACACCCTGTCGGGCAACGCCTCCGTCGCCGGCTGCGACGCCTGCTCCGGCGGCAAGAAGGTCGGCAACCTCTACACCGGCGGCAAGCTGCGGTTCAACGACATCACGGTGAAGAAGGACGGGATCTACACCGTCAAGGTCGCCTACGTCAGCGGTGACCCGCGCCCGGTGACGGTCTTCTCCAACAGCGGCAACGGCAGCAGCCAGAAGTTCCCCTCGACGGGCGACTGGAGCACGGCCGAGACCGTCAGCGTGCAGCTGGCGCTGAAGGCGGGCACCAACACCATCACCTTCGACAGCGGCAGCGGATACGCGCCCGACATCGACAGGATCATCGTCCCGCAGTCCGTCTGA
- a CDS encoding carboxymuconolactone decarboxylase family protein — protein MSTASDTPVLDTLAAMTVDSIERCGLAPDTLLLTRIAALAASDAPPISYAAHIDPALRAGLTAAQLQDVLVAVAPIVGTARVMTAAGNIATALGIAIAVAEAEIESQG, from the coding sequence ATGTCCACTGCATCTGACACCCCTGTCCTGGACACACTCGCAGCCATGACGGTCGACTCGATCGAGCGCTGCGGGCTGGCCCCGGACACGCTCCTGCTCACCCGCATCGCGGCACTCGCCGCCTCGGACGCACCTCCGATCTCCTACGCGGCCCATATCGACCCCGCCCTCAGGGCGGGCCTGACCGCCGCCCAGTTGCAGGACGTCCTGGTCGCCGTCGCGCCCATCGTGGGCACCGCCCGCGTCATGACGGCCGCGGGCAACATCGCCACGGCGCTCGGCATCGCCATCGCCGTCGCCGAAGCCGAGATCGAGTCTCAGGGCTGA